One genomic segment of Erythrobacter sp. THAF29 includes these proteins:
- a CDS encoding isovaleryl-CoA dehydrogenase: protein MRATPDFDFQLGEAAEMIRDSVSRFADEQIAPLATKIDREDYFPREELWQAMGELGLHGITVEEEHGGLGLGYLEHVIAVEEVSRASASLGLSYGAHSNLCLNQIRRWGNEEQKAKYLPGLISGEHVGSLAMSEANAGSDVVSMKLKAEAVQGGYVLNGTKFWITNAPYADTLVVYAKTDGQAGSRGITAFIIEKDDEGFSIGQKIEKVGMRGSPTAELVFDDCHIPEDRVMGPVNGGVGVLMSGLDYERVVLAGLQLGIMQACLDTVIPYLRERKQFGKPIGSFQLMQAKVADMYVALQSARAYTYAVAKACDADQTTRFDAAGCILLASENAFRVAAESVQALGGAGYTLDWPVERYMRDAKLLDIGAGTNEIRRMLIGRELIGAAG from the coding sequence ATGCGTGCCACCCCCGATTTCGATTTCCAGCTTGGCGAAGCGGCCGAGATGATTCGCGACAGCGTTTCGCGCTTTGCCGACGAACAGATCGCTCCGCTTGCGACAAAGATCGACCGCGAGGACTACTTCCCGCGGGAGGAACTTTGGCAGGCAATGGGCGAGCTCGGCCTGCACGGGATCACTGTGGAAGAGGAGCATGGCGGCCTCGGCCTCGGCTATCTCGAACACGTGATCGCGGTCGAAGAAGTCAGCCGCGCGAGCGCATCGCTCGGCCTCTCCTACGGCGCGCATTCGAATCTGTGTCTCAACCAGATCCGCCGCTGGGGCAATGAGGAGCAGAAGGCGAAATACCTTCCCGGCCTGATCTCCGGCGAGCATGTCGGTTCGCTGGCGATGTCCGAGGCCAATGCGGGATCGGATGTCGTCTCGATGAAGCTGAAGGCAGAAGCGGTGCAGGGCGGCTACGTGCTCAATGGAACAAAGTTCTGGATCACCAACGCTCCCTATGCCGATACGCTCGTCGTCTATGCGAAGACCGACGGTCAGGCCGGATCGCGCGGCATCACTGCCTTCATCATCGAAAAGGATGACGAGGGCTTTTCGATCGGCCAGAAGATCGAAAAGGTCGGGATGCGCGGCTCGCCCACGGCAGAGCTGGTGTTCGATGATTGCCACATTCCCGAGGACCGCGTGATGGGTCCGGTCAATGGCGGGGTCGGCGTGCTGATGAGCGGTCTCGACTATGAGCGCGTAGTGCTCGCAGGGCTCCAGCTCGGGATCATGCAGGCGTGTCTCGACACGGTCATACCCTATCTTCGCGAGCGCAAGCAGTTCGGAAAGCCGATCGGTTCCTTCCAGCTGATGCAGGCCAAGGTCGCCGACATGTATGTCGCGCTGCAATCCGCGCGGGCCTACACCTATGCGGTGGCCAAGGCCTGCGATGCCGACCAGACCACGCGCTTCGACGCAGCGGGCTGCATCCTGCTGGCGAGCGAAAACGCCTTCCGCGTAGCGGCCGAAAGCGTGCAGGCGCTGGGCGGCGCGGGCTATACGCTAGACTGGCCGGTGGAGCGCTACATGCGCGATGCGAAGCTGCTCGATATCGGCGCCGGTACGAACGAGATCCGCCGGATGCTGATCGGGCGGGAACTGATCGGAGCGGCGGGGTGA
- a CDS encoding ABC transporter ATP-binding protein has protein sequence MPAPETEHPLLVFEAVEKRYGETIAVAGVSCTIANGSFTALVGASGSGKSTLLKMVNTLVEPSGGRVLFGGEDVTAMKQAQLRRRVGYVFQGIGLFPHMTVGENISIGPRLAGEALPDARIAELLRLVELDPEMAARMPDELSGGQRQRVGVARALAGDPELLLMDEPFGALDPITRDALGERVRELHRELGLTTIMVTHDMAEALLLADRVLVMHAGELVADCTPEQLLKGEGGEIAQGLVAVPRQQAERLAAMEGRLA, from the coding sequence ATGCCGGCACCCGAAACTGAACACCCGCTCCTTGTCTTCGAGGCTGTCGAAAAACGCTATGGCGAGACAATCGCGGTCGCCGGTGTGTCTTGCACCATTGCCAACGGGAGCTTCACCGCGCTGGTCGGAGCCTCGGGATCGGGCAAGTCAACGCTCCTGAAAATGGTCAACACGCTGGTGGAACCTAGCGGCGGGAGGGTGCTGTTCGGCGGTGAGGACGTGACCGCGATGAAACAGGCGCAGCTGCGCCGCCGGGTCGGATACGTATTCCAGGGGATCGGCCTGTTCCCGCATATGACCGTCGGAGAGAACATTTCCATCGGGCCGAGGCTTGCGGGCGAAGCCCTGCCAGATGCGCGGATTGCCGAATTGCTGCGGCTGGTGGAACTCGATCCCGAAATGGCTGCGCGGATGCCGGACGAACTTTCGGGCGGCCAGCGCCAGCGCGTAGGCGTGGCCCGCGCGCTTGCCGGGGATCCGGAATTGCTGCTGATGGACGAGCCGTTCGGCGCGCTCGATCCGATCACCCGCGACGCGCTGGGCGAAAGAGTGCGCGAATTGCACCGGGAGCTGGGCCTGACCACCATCATGGTGACGCACGACATGGCCGAGGCGCTGCTGCTCGCCGACCGCGTGCTGGTGATGCATGCAGGCGAGCTTGTCGCGGACTGCACGCCCGAACAATTGCTCAAAGGCGAAGGCGGCGAGATCGCTCAGGGCCTTGTCGCCGTCCCGCGCCAGCAGGCCGAACGGCTCGCGGCGATGGAAGGGCGGCTGGCTTGA
- a CDS encoding sensor histidine kinase — protein sequence MDELDGDGELAQIARFAAKLCYAEIALVSIVEEERQRFLAKEGIDTSETPRSWSFCAHAMLGSEAMIVLDAREHPTFATNPLVTGEPFIRFYAGMPLISPEGAPLGSLCVIDTKPRAEALDEFQLEGLEVLAAATRRRLDAHRSANRAVEELALSAQRVQFVLDSVPDIAWSAAPGGTFDYFNARWSIVTGLEPPKTVDDWRQVIHPEDYDASLEKFTAAVEKAELFEDEWRMRQADGSYRWVLSRAVPSTHDPETARWYGTLTDIDDAYRISQERELLAGELAHRIKNIFTVIIGLIALHSRGDKTMKVFGDMLADNIRALARAQEFALQIGNQSEDRLDRLLSVLMAPYGTAENSRVTIKGDDVPIGKRATTPLALAFHEFATNSAKYGALSEADGKVEIAIEKEGEIVSVTWTEVGGPEVVAPLDSGFGSRLLQMSITGQLGGEIEHDWRRDGLHAVIRVPAERLAQ from the coding sequence ATGGACGAGCTGGACGGGGATGGCGAACTGGCCCAGATCGCCCGTTTCGCAGCGAAGCTGTGCTATGCCGAAATCGCGCTCGTAAGCATCGTCGAAGAAGAGCGTCAGCGCTTCCTGGCAAAGGAAGGGATCGATACCTCCGAGACGCCGCGTTCGTGGAGCTTCTGCGCGCACGCAATGCTCGGGAGCGAGGCCATGATCGTACTCGATGCACGCGAGCATCCCACCTTTGCGACAAACCCGCTTGTTACGGGCGAGCCGTTTATCAGGTTCTATGCCGGAATGCCGTTGATCAGCCCTGAAGGCGCCCCGCTCGGTTCGCTCTGCGTTATCGATACGAAGCCGCGCGCAGAAGCGCTCGATGAATTCCAGCTCGAAGGTCTGGAAGTGCTCGCCGCCGCGACAAGGCGTCGGCTGGATGCCCACCGCAGCGCCAACCGCGCGGTCGAGGAACTGGCATTGAGCGCCCAACGCGTGCAGTTCGTGCTCGACAGCGTGCCCGATATCGCCTGGTCTGCAGCACCGGGTGGCACTTTCGATTATTTCAACGCGCGCTGGAGCATCGTCACCGGGCTCGAACCGCCCAAGACGGTCGATGACTGGCGGCAAGTGATCCACCCGGAGGATTACGACGCGTCGCTCGAGAAATTCACCGCTGCGGTGGAGAAAGCCGAACTGTTTGAAGACGAATGGCGCATGCGACAGGCCGATGGCAGCTATCGCTGGGTGCTGAGCCGCGCTGTCCCTTCGACCCACGATCCAGAGACTGCGCGCTGGTACGGCACGCTAACCGATATCGACGACGCCTACCGCATTTCGCAGGAACGCGAGCTGCTTGCAGGCGAGCTCGCTCACCGGATCAAGAACATCTTTACCGTCATCATCGGCCTGATCGCGCTGCATTCGCGCGGCGACAAGACGATGAAGGTTTTTGGCGACATGCTCGCCGACAACATTCGTGCACTGGCAAGGGCGCAGGAATTTGCCCTGCAGATCGGCAACCAGTCGGAAGACCGGCTCGACCGGCTGTTGAGCGTCCTGATGGCGCCGTATGGCACCGCCGAGAACAGCCGGGTCACGATAAAGGGCGACGATGTGCCGATCGGCAAACGCGCGACAACGCCGCTCGCCCTGGCGTTTCACGAGTTCGCGACCAACTCGGCCAAATACGGAGCGCTGAGCGAGGCCGATGGAAAGGTCGAAATCGCCATCGAGAAGGAGGGCGAAATCGTGTCGGTCACCTGGACCGAAGTGGGCGGACCCGAAGTCGTCGCTCCTTTGGATAGCGGGTTCGGGTCACGATTGCTCCAGATGTCGATCACCGGCCAGTTGGGCGGCGAAATCGAGCATGACTGGCGCCGTGATGGCCTGCACGCGGTGATCCGCGTGCCTGCGGAGCGTCTGGCCCAATAG
- a CDS encoding lysophospholipid acyltransferase family protein: MRHNETRNVTLLSRIVNRIILVLYKWKGWKIEGSLPKHLKKYVIAGAPHTSNWDFVFFAGATKHEQVQPNFMGKHTLFQGIMKNFMLDMGGIGVDRSAPGGIVEQMKAEFDRRSELALVMAAEGTRNTDGKWKSGFYRIAQAAGVPIVPAYADNENMVIGFGEPMVPTGNYGEDLLKLAQWFRSKLPDYDRYKVLEQQARDIIAGKNDV; the protein is encoded by the coding sequence TTGCGCCATAACGAAACCCGTAACGTCACGCTGCTGTCGCGCATCGTGAACCGGATCATCCTTGTCCTTTACAAGTGGAAGGGCTGGAAGATCGAAGGCTCGCTGCCCAAACATCTCAAGAAATATGTGATCGCGGGCGCGCCGCACACCTCGAACTGGGACTTCGTGTTCTTCGCCGGCGCTACCAAGCACGAGCAGGTGCAGCCAAACTTCATGGGCAAGCACACGTTGTTCCAGGGCATCATGAAGAACTTCATGCTCGACATGGGCGGCATTGGGGTCGATCGCAGCGCGCCGGGCGGCATTGTCGAACAGATGAAAGCCGAATTCGACCGGCGCAGCGAACTCGCGCTCGTCATGGCGGCCGAAGGGACCCGCAACACGGACGGCAAGTGGAAGTCCGGCTTCTACCGCATCGCGCAGGCTGCTGGCGTGCCGATCGTCCCCGCCTATGCCGATAACGAGAACATGGTGATCGGCTTCGGGGAACCGATGGTGCCGACCGGGAATTACGGGGAGGACCTCCTCAAGCTCGCCCAGTGGTTCCGCTCCAAGCTGCCCGATTACGATCGGTACAAGGTTCTGGAACAGCAGGCGCGTGACATCATTGCCGGAAAAAACGATGTTTGA
- a CDS encoding class I SAM-dependent methyltransferase — protein MADNTAHPDWIDCNALRRDAETRGDGQRQKRGDGVNDNEWRPRGLRLIEPDGSESEASDLFGGGEAEPLVAIEDLPSTEAIFSHVGAETGAEKAKREAEEKARREAEEKARKEAEAKAKAEAERKAKLEAEKKAAAEAKAKKEAEEKARKEAEAKAKAEAEEKARKEAEAKAKAEAEAKKKAEAEKKAREEAERKAKLEAETKAKAEAAAKAKAEAEAKKKAEAEARKKAEEEAKAKKAAEEKARKEAEAKARKEAEAKAKREAEERAREEAEAKKKAESEAKKRAEEEARKKAEAEAKKAAEEKARKEAEAKAKAEAETKAKEEAERKAKEEAEKQAREEAERKAKEEAEAKAKAESEEKARLEAEEKAREEALKVDLGETFRRLIRENGPISLAQYMGESNARYYATRDPLGDEGDFITAPEISQMFGELVGLWIADVWVKMGASDNIHYVELGPGRGTLAKDVLRTAGKYGFDPKVHFVEGSMELRKLQRQAVPQVQFHHDLSTLPDDRPLLIVANEFFDALPIHQLIRSANGWHERMVGLEGDELVFVAGDKPMDSIVPSSWRSASQGSMIETSSAAAAIMAEIAQRLAKQGGVALIIDYGPTELRAGSTLQALKSHKKVDPLTHPGEADLTAHVDFEMLQEVAEKNGAEVMGLQMQGEWLRQLHIETRLEALKRQSPGQADVLQRQFDRLVEDDQMGVLFKVLGICGRRWPRGEGFD, from the coding sequence ATGGCTGACAATACCGCTCATCCTGATTGGATTGATTGTAACGCTCTACGCCGTGACGCGGAAACCCGTGGGGACGGGCAGCGTCAAAAACGCGGCGACGGCGTAAACGACAACGAATGGCGACCGCGTGGCCTCAGGCTTATCGAGCCTGACGGCAGCGAGAGCGAAGCTTCCGACCTGTTCGGCGGCGGCGAGGCCGAGCCGCTTGTCGCCATCGAGGACCTGCCTTCGACAGAAGCGATCTTCTCGCATGTCGGCGCCGAGACGGGGGCCGAAAAAGCGAAGCGCGAAGCCGAAGAGAAAGCCAGACGCGAAGCCGAGGAGAAAGCTCGCAAGGAGGCCGAAGCCAAGGCGAAGGCCGAAGCCGAACGCAAGGCCAAGCTCGAAGCGGAGAAGAAGGCTGCCGCCGAAGCAAAGGCCAAGAAGGAAGCCGAAGAGAAAGCGCGGAAGGAAGCCGAGGCCAAGGCCAAAGCGGAAGCCGAAGAGAAAGCGCGGAAGGAAGCCGAGGCCAAGGCCAAAGCGGAAGCCGAGGCGAAGAAAAAGGCAGAGGCGGAAAAGAAGGCTCGCGAGGAAGCGGAGCGCAAGGCGAAGCTCGAGGCCGAGACGAAAGCCAAGGCCGAAGCGGCAGCCAAGGCGAAGGCCGAGGCGGAAGCAAAGAAGAAGGCGGAGGCGGAGGCCAGAAAGAAGGCCGAAGAAGAAGCGAAAGCAAAGAAGGCCGCGGAAGAAAAAGCGCGCAAAGAGGCCGAGGCCAAAGCCCGAAAAGAAGCGGAGGCAAAGGCCAAACGCGAGGCGGAAGAAAGGGCTCGCGAAGAAGCCGAGGCGAAGAAGAAAGCGGAATCCGAGGCCAAGAAGAGAGCCGAAGAAGAGGCTCGCAAAAAGGCCGAAGCCGAGGCGAAAAAGGCTGCCGAGGAGAAAGCTCGCAAGGAGGCCGAAGCCAAAGCGAAGGCCGAAGCGGAAACGAAGGCGAAAGAGGAAGCCGAAAGGAAAGCCAAGGAAGAGGCCGAGAAGCAGGCGCGCGAAGAGGCCGAACGCAAGGCCAAGGAAGAAGCCGAAGCCAAGGCCAAGGCAGAATCCGAGGAAAAAGCACGCCTCGAAGCCGAAGAGAAAGCCCGCGAGGAAGCGCTAAAGGTCGATCTGGGCGAGACCTTCCGCCGCCTGATCCGCGAGAACGGGCCGATCAGCCTCGCGCAATATATGGGGGAATCGAACGCGCGTTATTACGCGACGCGCGATCCGTTAGGCGATGAGGGCGATTTTATCACCGCGCCGGAAATCAGCCAGATGTTCGGCGAACTCGTCGGCCTTTGGATCGCGGATGTCTGGGTCAAGATGGGCGCCTCGGACAACATCCACTATGTCGAGCTGGGCCCGGGGCGCGGCACGCTGGCGAAGGACGTGCTCCGGACGGCCGGCAAGTACGGGTTTGATCCAAAGGTGCACTTCGTCGAAGGTTCTATGGAGCTGCGCAAGCTCCAGCGGCAGGCCGTGCCGCAGGTGCAGTTCCACCACGATCTATCGACGCTGCCGGATGATCGCCCGCTGCTGATCGTCGCGAACGAATTCTTCGATGCGCTGCCGATCCACCAGCTGATCCGTTCGGCCAATGGCTGGCACGAACGGATGGTTGGCCTCGAAGGCGACGAGCTCGTCTTTGTTGCTGGCGACAAGCCGATGGATTCAATCGTGCCTTCGAGCTGGCGCAGCGCCTCGCAAGGCTCGATGATCGAAACGAGCTCTGCTGCGGCAGCCATCATGGCCGAAATCGCCCAGCGGCTCGCGAAACAGGGCGGTGTCGCGCTGATCATCGATTACGGTCCGACCGAGCTGCGCGCCGGATCGACATTGCAGGCGCTTAAGAGTCACAAGAAAGTCGATCCGCTGACCCATCCGGGCGAGGCGGACCTCACCGCGCATGTCGATTTCGAGATGCTGCAGGAGGTCGCAGAGAAAAACGGCGCCGAGGTTATGGGGCTGCAAATGCAGGGAGAGTGGCTGCGCCAGCTGCATATCGAAACGCGGCTGGAAGCGCTCAAACGCCAGTCGCCCGGCCAGGCCGACGTTCTCCAGCGCCAGTTCGACCGGCTGGTGGAGGACGACCAGATGGGCGTGCTGTTCAAGGTGCTGGGGATTTGCGGCCGTCGCTGGCCGCGAGGCGAGGGCTTCGACTAG
- the lgt gene encoding prolipoprotein diacylglyceryl transferase, with translation MLSLLAASSAVADPIYWSDLGMRPYLFEIGWFQLRFYSLAYLIGIIFAYWHLSKMLKAPGAPMAQRHADDLFLYCTLGVILGGRIGYSIFYNPYLWDNPVDVLKLWEGGMSFHGGVIGVLLAIAWVSRRGNLSFLRVCDYIAVNVPMGMLLGRLANFVNGELWGRQTDVPWGMVFPGGGEVVRHPSQLYQAGLEGLLLLVVLLFLFWKTNARYRPGLLVGVFTLGIGLARFVNEFFREPDAQLADFAARTGLSMGQWLTIPLILIGLIVTLYAVTRKPVGTGSVKNAATA, from the coding sequence GTGCTGTCACTACTTGCCGCAAGCAGCGCGGTCGCCGATCCGATCTACTGGTCCGATCTGGGTATGAGGCCGTACCTGTTCGAAATCGGCTGGTTCCAGCTGCGGTTCTATTCGCTTGCCTACCTGATCGGCATCATCTTCGCCTATTGGCACCTTTCGAAGATGCTGAAAGCGCCCGGTGCGCCGATGGCGCAGCGCCATGCCGACGATCTGTTTCTCTATTGCACGCTGGGCGTGATCCTCGGCGGGAGGATCGGCTATTCAATCTTCTACAACCCCTATCTGTGGGACAATCCGGTGGATGTGCTCAAATTGTGGGAAGGCGGGATGAGCTTCCACGGCGGGGTGATCGGCGTGCTGCTCGCGATCGCCTGGGTCTCACGGCGGGGCAATCTCTCGTTCCTGCGGGTGTGCGACTATATCGCGGTCAATGTGCCGATGGGGATGCTGCTTGGACGGCTTGCCAATTTCGTGAACGGAGAATTGTGGGGCCGGCAGACGGACGTTCCCTGGGGCATGGTGTTCCCCGGCGGCGGGGAGGTGGTGCGCCACCCCAGCCAGCTCTACCAGGCCGGGCTCGAAGGGCTGCTGCTACTGGTCGTGTTGCTGTTCTTGTTCTGGAAGACCAATGCGCGCTATCGGCCGGGCCTTCTGGTCGGTGTGTTCACGCTAGGCATCGGCCTTGCGCGCTTTGTTAACGAATTTTTCCGTGAACCCGATGCACAACTGGCTGACTTTGCAGCCCGAACAGGGCTATCGATGGGGCAATGGCTGACAATACCGCTCATCCTGATTGGATTGATTGTAACGCTCTACGCCGTGACGCGGAAACCCGTGGGGACGGGCAGCGTCAAAAACGCGGCGACGGCGTAA
- a CDS encoding SMI1/KNR4 family protein, with protein sequence MDHFADLLQALAPDAPSSVGVAGIADWEERMNARLPQQLRDILLYKDGGTLSPAFLVASGHRTVHFGRLLGLTPHPHGSIKKVSEWVDEIEHSLASIPPSLFIFADDWDGNAITFDAFSGEIGFMDHETMGDTFTDPETYYPIASSFENFLSALRPGQ encoded by the coding sequence TTGGACCACTTCGCCGATCTCCTGCAAGCGCTTGCACCTGACGCACCGTCGTCGGTCGGCGTCGCCGGCATCGCTGATTGGGAAGAGCGCATGAATGCTCGCCTCCCGCAACAATTGCGCGATATCCTATTATACAAAGACGGAGGAACTCTCAGCCCAGCATTCTTAGTGGCATCCGGCCATCGCACGGTTCATTTTGGACGACTGCTGGGCCTTACTCCCCATCCCCACGGCTCCATTAAGAAAGTCTCGGAATGGGTGGATGAAATCGAACATTCACTTGCTTCAATTCCACCCAGCTTATTCATCTTTGCCGACGACTGGGACGGAAATGCGATCACCTTCGATGCATTTTCAGGTGAAATTGGTTTCATGGATCACGAAACGATGGGTGATACCTTCACGGATCCCGAAACCTACTACCCTATTGCCTCCAGCTTTGAAAATTTTCTGAGCGCCTTAAGGCCCGGACAGTGA
- a CDS encoding carboxyl transferase domain-containing protein: protein MTAPVLTSKLDREAPDAKARFEHNRLLAQELRARVAEAALGGSERSRERHVSRGKLLPRERVERLLDPGSPFLEIGQLAANGLYGDEINGAGMIAGIGRVSGRQVMIVCNDATVKGGTYYPMTVKKHLRAQEIAQENRLPCIYLVDSGGANLPHQAEVFPDRDHFGRIFFNQANMSALGIPQIACVMGSCTAGGAYVPAMSDETVIVRNQGTIFLAGPPLVKAATGEEISAEDLGGGDLHAKKSGVVDHLAENDEHALTIVRDIVSQLGANTGAAKDIALKDPRPPKFDAEDLYAIVPEDVRAPYDVHEVIARLVDGSEFHEFKQHYGSTLVCGFAHIWGMPVAILANNGVLFSESAQKGAHFIELACQRRIPLLFLQNISGFMVGGKYEAEGIAKHGAKLVTAVATATVPKITVVIGGSFGAGNYGMAGRAYSPRFLFTWPNARISVMGGEQAASVLATVHRDADSWSEEEAEAFKAPIRQKYEDEGNPYYATARLWDDGVIDPVQTRDVLGLAFAATLEAPIPERPQFGVFRM from the coding sequence ATGACCGCACCCGTACTCACCTCGAAACTCGACCGCGAAGCGCCTGATGCCAAGGCGCGTTTCGAGCATAACCGCTTGCTCGCGCAGGAATTGCGCGCGCGTGTCGCCGAAGCCGCGCTCGGCGGATCGGAGCGCTCGCGTGAGCGGCACGTGTCGCGCGGGAAGTTGCTTCCGCGCGAGCGGGTAGAGCGCCTGCTCGATCCGGGCTCGCCATTCCTCGAAATCGGCCAGCTTGCCGCGAACGGTCTTTACGGCGACGAGATCAACGGCGCAGGGATGATCGCCGGGATCGGCCGCGTCTCGGGCCGTCAGGTGATGATCGTGTGCAACGATGCCACGGTGAAGGGCGGCACCTACTACCCGATGACGGTGAAGAAGCACCTGCGCGCGCAGGAGATCGCGCAGGAAAACCGCCTGCCGTGCATCTATCTCGTCGACAGCGGCGGCGCGAACTTGCCGCACCAGGCCGAGGTCTTCCCCGACCGCGACCATTTCGGGCGCATCTTCTTCAATCAGGCGAATATGAGCGCGCTCGGCATTCCGCAGATTGCGTGTGTGATGGGCTCTTGCACGGCAGGCGGCGCCTACGTCCCTGCCATGTCCGACGAGACGGTGATCGTTCGCAATCAGGGCACCATCTTCCTTGCCGGACCCCCGCTGGTGAAAGCCGCAACGGGCGAGGAAATCAGCGCAGAGGACCTCGGTGGCGGCGACCTACACGCCAAGAAATCGGGCGTTGTCGATCACCTCGCCGAGAACGACGAGCACGCACTCACCATCGTGCGCGATATCGTCAGCCAGCTTGGCGCGAATACCGGCGCTGCAAAGGATATCGCGCTCAAAGACCCGCGCCCGCCCAAGTTCGACGCGGAAGACCTCTACGCCATCGTCCCCGAAGATGTGCGCGCGCCCTACGATGTGCACGAGGTGATCGCGCGGCTGGTCGACGGAAGCGAGTTCCACGAGTTCAAGCAGCATTACGGTTCCACCCTCGTCTGCGGCTTTGCGCATATCTGGGGGATGCCGGTCGCGATCCTTGCCAATAACGGCGTGCTGTTTTCCGAGAGCGCGCAAAAGGGCGCGCATTTCATCGAGCTTGCCTGCCAGCGGCGCATCCCGCTCCTCTTCCTGCAGAACATTTCCGGCTTCATGGTCGGCGGGAAATACGAGGCGGAGGGCATCGCCAAGCATGGCGCAAAGCTCGTCACCGCCGTCGCCACCGCGACCGTGCCCAAGATCACCGTGGTGATCGGCGGCAGCTTTGGCGCGGGCAATTACGGCATGGCGGGCCGCGCCTATTCCCCGCGCTTCCTCTTCACCTGGCCCAATGCGCGCATCTCCGTGATGGGCGGCGAGCAGGCGGCAAGCGTGCTTGCGACCGTCCACCGCGACGCCGACAGCTGGAGCGAGGAAGAGGCCGAGGCCTTCAAAGCCCCGATCCGCCAGAAATACGAGGACGAGGGCAACCCCTACTACGCCACCGCACGGCTGTGGGACGACGGCGTGATCGACCCGGTGCAGACAAGGGATGTGCTGGGGCTGGCGTTTGCGGCGACGCTCGAAGCGCCGATCCCCGAGCGGCCGCAGTTTGGCGTGTTCAGGATGTGA
- a CDS encoding glycine betaine ABC transporter substrate-binding protein, with translation MDGFGEILLGLGDKLAAHVILAASAIGLGIAVALPLAVWASRSQAVSRIALGFASLVQTIPALALLALFFPILLSLRAVFGEGLPTLGFLPALLALALYALLPILRNAVTAQANLDPGVLEAADGVGMTGWQRLHLVEAPLSAPFIMAGIRTASVWTIGAATLSTTIGQPSLGDPIFAGLQTQNWALVLAGCLASAGLALVADLLLGLIERGLASRNRLQWGGGLLAVAAGILAALAYQAGGDDDDAIVIASKQFSEQYILAQLIGSRLEEAGYSVEYRDGLGSAVVHNAVANSSVDISVDYTGTIWTNNLKRNDNPGREAMYEIIRDWEAEENGVRVLGRLGFENAYAFAMREDRARELGVTSLEDLVPLAPQLTVGGDPEFFERPEWIAVRDAYGLRFRWTRNFSPTFMYNALRSGEADVISAYTSDGRIAADRLVVLDDPREALPSYDAMLMLSPRIKDDPGVIAALEPLIGAIDVEAMREANFAVDREGPEKMSPKAAARELARKIGL, from the coding sequence ATGGACGGTTTCGGCGAGATACTCCTTGGCCTCGGCGACAAGCTCGCGGCGCATGTCATACTCGCAGCGAGCGCGATCGGGCTTGGCATTGCGGTGGCTCTGCCGCTCGCGGTGTGGGCCAGCCGGTCGCAGGCGGTAAGCCGGATCGCGCTTGGATTTGCGAGCCTCGTCCAGACGATCCCGGCGCTCGCACTGCTCGCATTGTTTTTTCCGATCCTGCTTTCCCTGCGCGCGGTGTTCGGTGAGGGGCTGCCAACGCTCGGTTTCCTTCCTGCGCTGCTCGCGCTCGCGCTCTACGCGCTTCTGCCGATCCTGAGAAACGCGGTCACCGCGCAGGCCAATCTCGATCCCGGTGTGCTCGAAGCTGCCGATGGCGTGGGCATGACCGGCTGGCAGAGATTGCACCTCGTCGAAGCGCCGCTATCTGCCCCTTTCATCATGGCCGGAATCCGCACTGCGAGCGTGTGGACCATCGGCGCTGCCACGCTTTCGACCACGATCGGCCAGCCGAGTCTGGGCGATCCGATCTTCGCCGGGCTGCAGACGCAGAACTGGGCGCTGGTGCTCGCCGGCTGCCTTGCGAGCGCGGGCCTTGCGCTCGTGGCCGACCTGCTGCTCGGCCTCATCGAACGCGGGCTTGCATCGCGCAACCGGCTGCAATGGGGCGGCGGGCTGCTGGCCGTGGCGGCGGGTATTCTCGCCGCGCTCGCTTACCAGGCGGGCGGAGATGACGACGATGCGATCGTCATCGCCTCCAAGCAGTTTTCAGAGCAGTATATCCTCGCCCAGCTGATCGGATCGCGGCTCGAGGAGGCTGGCTACAGCGTCGAATATCGCGACGGGCTCGGCTCGGCGGTGGTCCACAATGCGGTCGCCAACTCATCGGTCGATATCTCGGTCGATTACACCGGCACGATCTGGACCAACAACCTGAAGCGCAACGACAATCCCGGCCGCGAGGCGATGTACGAGATTATCAGGGATTGGGAGGCCGAGGAAAACGGTGTGCGCGTGCTCGGTCGGCTGGGTTTCGAGAACGCCTATGCCTTTGCCATGCGCGAGGACCGCGCGCGCGAACTAGGCGTCACCTCACTCGAGGACCTGGTGCCGCTCGCGCCGCAACTCACGGTCGGCGGCGACCCGGAATTCTTCGAGCGGCCCGAATGGATCGCGGTGCGCGACGCCTATGGCCTGCGGTTTAGGTGGACGCGCAATTTCTCGCCGACCTTCATGTACAACGCTCTGCGTTCGGGCGAGGCCGACGTGATCAGCGCCTACACCTCGGACGGGCGGATCGCGGCGGACAGGCTGGTGGTGCTCGATGACCCGCGCGAAGCACTGCCGAGCTATGACGCGATGCTGATGCTGTCGCCGCGGATCAAGGACGATCCGGGCGTCATTGCCGCACTCGAACCGCTGATCGGCGCTATCGACGTGGAGGCCATGCGCGAGGCGAATTTCGCGGTCGATCGCGAAGGGCCGGAGAAAATGAGCCCGAAAGCGGCCGCACGCGAGCTTGCCAGGAAAATCGGCCTCTAG